The genome window TACTCATTTGTGACTTCTCGCACTTTATAATTCACAAGAGGGAAGAGGAGCGGAGGGTCATCATGGCTTTCCTGTCTCACTGTAGAAAATACAAACTTTACAAACGTTTGCTTTTTTTCGGTGCTAATGGAGGAAACATGGCAATATGGTTATAGTGACAGTGGAGACAGCAGGATGATGAAAGTCCAGGTAGTCAGGTGCATAggtctgtatttttctgttgcatATTAGAAGTTAATTTCTGCCAGGAACAGAAAGATGTTATATACTGCTCAATACTAAGTGAAAATTATGCAAAAAGAAGTGACTTAAGTGACATTTTACAATAGAAAAAAAGTACCCAGTAAGCTGTGCCAGCATGAACAACACCAGCACCCTAAAACttaagcagctaaatggaattcagccattgctgattttattatttacatctATGACCTGTCAGAATGTCTTTAATTGGTGGTTACAGTATATTGGCTCCAGTATgaacatgttgttgtttttgagtttgACAAAGGTTTGTTAGCGGAGCACAAGACATGAACACATTTAGTTAACAAGCCAGGAATCACCACAGCGAGTAAAATGAATTCCTCACCGACTGgtttccaaaagcagaacatttgtttttcaaagaaaATCTGCCTGTGCCCTTTGAGTGTGACTTGAATTAATATTCAACAACGTAGATATTCAGCGGCGGATCAATGAGGTGCTCTGCAGGGTGCTGATGCTTGTCATCCTTAAGTTTAATTGCAGCCTTGTTAGCGgtaaacacagagcaggctgaagacaaacacatgtCCCATGTTATACCCTGGCACTGTTGAATTTAGGAATGAAtttaagaaaagagaaagacagctgagACGCTGCATGTTTGACAGAACATCACTCACAAACCAGCATCATTTCTGCCCTGAAAGGGTTctcagtgtacagtgtgttagGTGTAATTCAGATGACATGTCAGCCTGTCCCTGAGGTAAAGGACTGGTTTGGATGACACAGGCGAACTGAACAGTGGATGTAAGGTCTGTGCAGATGGCAAGTTCTTGGTTTGGGAGATCAAACAGGACTTCTGATAACAAATTTCATATCTTACTGTGTGTGACAATACGACCAGTGTTGAAAAGTAAAAGGAAAGTGCATTTACTAAAGTACTgtataaataacaaataaaatttTAAGGTTCTTGTACTTTGATGTATATTTCTACTCCACAAAAATTCGGATTACTTTTTATTTAACGGCTTGAATTCCTAATTACTTTCCAaactaaaatgtaaattaaataaTACCATCAGGgtataaaatacaacacactGTAAAAGATTAAGCCAGTGGTTTCCAACCTTTTTTGGCTTATGACCCCTTACAAAAAGCAGCGTCTGTTTTGGGTCTCtaatcatgtttcagatgtctgtaAGCTGTTATCAGTTCTACCAAAGAAAGCATTCTGACAtcgtttcatttcatttcaatttgaCGCCCAAATTGGTACAGTACAGGTACAACTTTCCAGTATTTCACAAAGagcaaagattagagaaaaatTATAAAGTCTTATCCAATTATGTATCAGTCACAGGACAATATATCCAAGTAAAGGAACCAAGTACTTCCTCCACTGAGTATTATAAAAGCCTTTGTTCCTGTGGAGGTACCACCAGATATAATCAGACTAACAAGCTCCCCTCGGCAGCAGCAGAGTCCACTGTCTTTCCATGGATGACCTGAGCGGCTGCATGATTAACTTATAGAGCATGCAGTTGGATGAGCAGGGGACAAGATGCTATCACACTGCATCTGCTATGGCAATTATTAGGGTCTATTCTTAAGTCTAAGCGCACATATGAGTGCTTGCCTACtatttgcacgtgtgtgttcgTGTGACAGGGTGTAATTGCGTCCTGATTTGTATGTGCTTTACTGAGCTGGGGGGCATTTCTTtcagcagaaagaggagagcaaGAGTATTTCGCCAttcacacacgtcacacactaCATGAACCCTCCCCACTGTCTGCTGGGGGCAGGCTGGCCTGGGCCAACCTTAGCCCCTGCACTCTCCAACACCAGATGTAGGTCGCCGAGTGCTGCAGGGGCTGGGGGatgtggtgtctgtgtgtgtgtgtgtgtgtgtgtgtgtgttggtggagagGCTGTGTTTTGTGCGcacacgtgtatgtgtgtatgcacttAGACAGTTGGGGGAGATAGAGTGATGATTGTGGTGGATGAGTTCATCATCAAGGACATGGCCCCCAGCACACTGTCTCCATTGCTGTCACATTGCATCGTCACAAACAGGCCACATGAAGCCTGACAGCCCGGCAGACCAGACCGAGGGGACTCTCACTCGTCCCTCACTGTGGCTCTCtattgttttccttctcttaCACTCTCATTCTCATGCATTAGCAGCTTATTAATTAAAATGGAATAGGCAATGGGTTTGATTATAGGGGGCACTGAAAGTTTCATGAGCTCCTCTCAAGCAAGTAGCTGAATGAATCCCTCACAATTTTATGCTGATTTTTTCTTGATGTGGCAATAATACATTCAGACACAATCCTCAGGGTTGAGCTCCTGAGGATTTCAGGACGTCAGTGTATCTCAGTCTAAGGGAAACAGTAATATTAGCTGTGAAACAACACACAAATTCAAAGCAGGTATGAATATACAGTGTGTACACATGGAAAAGGGTTCAAAACAGAGCATTTACAGCCTTGCtcgtggctctgtgaggctgttctGACCTAAATGCTAACTGCAGCGGGCTAACTTGTTCACAATAAATGCTGAGGTTTAGCAGGTAATGTTTATGTTCACCATATTCCTTTGGCATATTAGTCTGCTTAATTAGCATGTGACATAAAGAACAGCTGGGGCTGATGAGAATGgagttttgcagatatttttacATGAGAGGTTAAGGGATGACAATCCATCAAACAGCTGGCAaagcatttcactcaaaaccacaaatgtgaacgTCATGTtggtgctggaggaaaagtcagggagtcctctggagaccatgaatggCTGTATGAAAATTTCAAAGCAATTCATcaagtagttgttgagataacTCAGCCTGGGCCACAGTGGCGGACCGCTAACGTCACAGCGCTAACAGCATCTCCATGAGGTAAAACTTCTGAATGACCCCCCCGGCCCCCAAGTCacaatgtgtcatttttacactttggttttcatGTAGATTAAAAAAGACAGCTATGCCATtattaattaatgagctttgtTTTGTGACTTTCGGACAGAGTTTAGCTAGCTGTTttacatgctaagctaagctaactggctactgGCTGTAGGCTTATACGTAactgacagacatgaaagtcTTCTCTCAGCAAACAAATATGcatattttcagaaatgtttgtttgactgtaaaatcatgtttattttctacACACTCATTTCTTTTCCGTGCCACCAAACTGCATCAGTTACATTTTGATTTCCTTGCCAATAAATCTACTTTACTGTTACCGCCTCCCTGCTCCGTGAGGACACAGCAATCTGGGGTGAAGTTTCTCTAATCTAAACTGATTACAGTGGTGATGGCAGCCTTTCCCGCTGCGTGCCATTTTCAGCACATCCCCCATCCACTTTCTCCCTAACCTCCTCCCTCGTCATCACAGCTGATTGCACTGCTGAAGTCCAAATGAACTGTTAACCTCGTCTTCACCAGGGCCATAAATAGACAGCACAGAATGGCATTCAGGCACTGACGAAACAATGCAGAACATTTCTGCTTATGTTGAGGATCAGCGGAGTGGGCCAGTGTGTCCGAAGTCACCATTTGTTATTACTTAATTAGAGATCTGCTGTGAATGGACTGAGCTACACAAGTGCTGACATCTTTAGGCAATGAGCTACATGTGCCATAGCCAATGATGCATGTAGCAATAATGTATTAATGATGCACATGaatatttcagctgcttttcacaTTGTGAACTATTGGTCTTAGGCTTCTGCTGAGCCGCTGACTATGAATGCTGACATAAAAGGCTGAAACAGTCATGAAACGTGGCTTCAGCAAATTTTTTAATTCAGAGCACGTAGTGAGAGAGAaccaaacacaatttcatcttCTAGGAAAGAATTTGTTGATTGtaaattttaatatatttaaatgaGTGTTAAAAAATGAGAGAGGGTGCATCACAATGTTTATCAGAGCAGATTATTTGACAGCTAGAAATGGTCTAAACGTGCTTTATGAAGTGACTTGATTTAAACACGGGTCAGATATATACCATCTAAATGGTGGTATTACAGGGTCCCAGTGGTCCCAAACACTAATTACTTGGATAACAGCATGCAGGTTACTCTTTGATGGAGGCCACTTGGCCCTCATCACTTTAAAAccatcatttttaaacaaacatttatgaACACATTTAATTAAAGTATGATTTGTGGAGTGAAAGTTGCACCAGAAACACCTTTAAACCAAAACACCCAAAATATACATGTTGACAAGTTGCACAGTTCAGTGCAGCTCACTAAATATTAAATGTGGAGTAGAGAGACAGTTTTTTGGCAAATGAAGTGATTTCTCCGAAAGgaaaatctaaaaatgaatTTTCAGGCTGAGCACAACAACAAACTTAATGAAACAGATCCGGCCCCTCCAGTAGTTTAGAGTAGACCCCTACTCTTAAGGTATGTCCACCACTTAATCTGTGATTCCTAACCTTTTCGTCCTATAACCCATTAAAACAACTCAATGCCTACTTGCAAACCCTTGTCACGAGAGATCTCACGGTGAACATTAGCTGTgagaaaatcaaacaaagattcatttttccttctgtttcaaCTTACAGATGTTTAGTGGCCTGTCCAATCCAatattccacacacacagaaaaatatctTTGATAATTCAGAAGAAATCAAAATCATCAGCCCCACAGTCtaacaaaacagaaaccaaataattaagaaaatacatgtttatTGACAACAGCTCCGTTCAAAAGCATCCATATATACTGTcgtgacacagaaaaataaaactgcattagAAATAGATTTTCTCTGGAAATTCTGATTCACTGTTTGCAACAACACTGTACTGGATAATTCAGAACACCCTGATATCAAAGCATGTGAAAGATGAAAACTATCTGAGCACAAAACAACTCCTGAGTGATATTTCCCCAAACACTACATCTGTCATTTCAGTGGATTTTCAATGAGTCCCATTACTGAAAATTACAAGTATGTCCTTATCATTCCCAGAAACGTAACgagaaaatgttaaatgattACAGGGCTGAGCAATATGACGTGATATGAGAAAAAAGATACAGTGCTTAAGTATGGGAACGGTAAGTGAAGTGAGCATCGgctttgtatttttaattcaaaCAGTAAAATTGTCAATCACAATGTTGAAAAAGTTCCACAAGTTATGATGATGGACAGTAAATTATTAGTTTATCTATTGCTCAGCCCTTGCTTATGAAAAGACCAACAGTTGCACACTGCCACATATGGTATTGCAATGCAAGTACTAAGACTGCAAATATATGAATACTGACATCACCTGAGAGATTAGAGCTCATTAGCGGTCATAATATGGTTTCTGATGATGGGAGTTGTATTCCTGGTTGGAGCTTGGAGGGCCCGATTGATACCTACTTCCATGCCCGGagtgcctgtctctgtctctgtctctgtctcggtctcggtctctgtctctgtctctgtctctatctcggtctctatctctgtctctttcatgcCAGTGTTGCTGCCCACGATGGTCCCCTCTCCAACCCTGGTCTCTGCCCCAACTTCGGTCTCCTCCCCAACCCCGGTTTCCACCCCACCCACGACCTCCGTATCCACGACGGTCCTGGTACCTAAACGGAGACGGATGTAAATTAACTTTCAGCCTTCAACAACAGGTACTAATACATGCATTACATGGAACAGCCGGAACGAGAGAAACCTCCAGAGTCATTTACTTCCAGATGCTCAGTGGTAGACAGCCtgttgcagcagctgcctgTATGTGTGCTGCTATTGCCTGtaattctgtgttttgtgtctaaCTGCCCTTGTACAACGTCTTATCTTCTGTTAAGGAAGCCAGGTTTCCCTTTTACATGATGGTTACAAATTAGATTGATGAACAAATGTTTAGACTCGTCTTTCTTTAGTCTGGTAGttaattattttttcactttaaaattGTGCTGTCTTTATGAAGTAGTTAATAGTGTCTGGTATAGAAAGGTGTAAACTGATTAAATTTTATCTAACTTAACGGGGCGCACCATCAATTCACAAATAAAAGTCAGTTTACTAATCACAAGGAGTACTGTGCTCAGCCTGTGAATAAAGGAGCTGTATTATGGCTCCATTGGCTGTGGAGGGCTTGAAACAACTCGAGCTATATTTTTGTAGCCCCAGCCATTATGATAACATGGCACCAACCAAAGTAACAGTTGAGATATCAGACCACAGTGAAAGCACAAGCAGTCAGATAATCATACAGTTTATAAGCAAACACCAATTTAAATCAGACTTACTTGGAACGCAATGAAGATTCATTCTTAATAGCAGCACTAAGCCtaacaatgaataaatgacGTTACGTAAATTACAgcttatgaaaaaaaaacaaaaaaaaaacaaaaaactgctcGGTGCAGTTTGAGAGCTAACGGTACGTTACCTGttatctctgcctctgaaaTTTCCTCCTCCACGACTCCTCCAGTCCTCGATGATGGGTGGGGGGTCAGGTGGTCGGCTCAGATACTGCTGGTATTCATGGTCCTCCGAGGAAAATCTGTGGGCAAACAGCTCCTCGTACTTCTGCAGGTTATCCGTAGTCTCGCTCATACTGCAACGACAGAAGAAAAGCTACAGAACCACTGAATACCACGACATAGGTGCTAACGCGGCTATATAGGCTCATGTCGTGTTAACGGGCGGACATGTCTATTTTGATATGCTTGCTATATGATGTAAACCATAGTTCCCAGGCGGAACAATAAAAACTAGACCGCTCTGGATGGGATTAAGCAGCGTTAGTCAAAGATAGCGTACACGTACAACACAAAAATACCCCCCAAAAATCATCTTTCAATACAGACCTTTAACTGCGTTGAATGTTGTTAGCTTACACTACACGCCAATGAAACGACTTCTCTGAACAAATTCCACTTTCAGTACGTCGCTCAAAAGCGTCCCCGGAACAAACGAAGACACTTCAATGGTTCCGGGAGCGCGCGCACCTGAGAGTGATTGACGGCCATTACCTGCCAGCTAGAAACAGGCCAAATGGTCAATATCAAATGGTTTAAAGTCTGTTATTTGGTACAAACGGTCGACTTGGAAAGTTACAGAGATATAAGTTTGAGTTTAAGATGCTAACGAGTGGCGCAGCTAATCGCATAAATTCGCTATAACCGTTATTTTT of Chaetodon auriga isolate fChaAug3 chromosome 1, fChaAug3.hap1, whole genome shotgun sequence contains these proteins:
- the LOC143321294 gene encoding uncharacterized protein LOC143321294, with the protein product MSETTDNLQKYEELFAHRFSSEDHEYQQYLSRPPDPPPIIEDWRSRGGGNFRGRDNRYQDRRGYGGRGWGGNRGWGGDRSWGRDQGWRGDHRGQQHWHERDRDRDRDRDRDRDRDRDRDRDRDRDRHSGHGSRYQSGPPSSNQEYNSHHQKPYYDR